One region of Hoeflea sp. 108 genomic DNA includes:
- a CDS encoding DUF982 domain-containing protein — translation MNSKHKLPATLVLCAGHPTKFYLVSTIDDAADFLFIHWTGNDSIRWLDAMNQCALAAAGTVSVESATSTFVAAIRAAGMRVDPAVLM, via the coding sequence ATGAACAGCAAGCACAAGCTCCCGGCGACGCTCGTACTCTGCGCCGGTCACCCGACCAAATTTTACCTTGTCTCCACCATCGACGACGCCGCGGACTTCCTCTTCATTCATTGGACGGGAAACGACAGTATTCGGTGGCTTGACGCCATGAACCAGTGCGCTCTTGCCGCCGCAGGCACGGTTTCCGTGGAAAGCGCGACGTCCACGTTTGTCGCAGCAATCAGAGCCGCCGGCATGCGTGTCGACCCGGCCGTTCTCATGTAG
- a CDS encoding DUF6362 family protein produces MNYEAWTAKAVEERVLEAAETLMLMPNAPGPREFGNSMPPVVEDGRSEPSRYKARPSRAAIDRMPQTWEWINALPKQADRVLLYAWAWVKTRRGRSINDFASGEGMNVRTLRRAVTRICQLIANDLNRMQLVRLNSAVDLVSENQAELHPEQISSVSYANHWRAADAKPRHLPELLDQRAPVKRAG; encoded by the coding sequence TTGAACTACGAGGCATGGACCGCGAAAGCAGTTGAGGAGCGTGTGCTCGAGGCGGCAGAGACGCTGATGCTCATGCCCAATGCGCCGGGACCGAGGGAGTTCGGTAACTCGATGCCGCCAGTGGTCGAGGATGGCCGATCCGAACCGTCGCGGTACAAGGCTCGGCCCAGCCGCGCTGCCATCGATCGGATGCCCCAGACCTGGGAGTGGATCAACGCCCTTCCCAAGCAAGCCGACCGTGTGCTTCTCTACGCGTGGGCATGGGTGAAGACCCGCCGCGGACGCTCGATCAACGATTTCGCCAGCGGCGAGGGCATGAATGTCAGAACGTTGCGCCGGGCTGTAACCCGTATCTGTCAACTGATTGCGAACGACTTGAACCGAATGCAGCTTGTTCGGTTGAACAGTGCCGTTGACCTCGTGTCCGAAAATCAGGCAGAACTACACCCAGAACAGATATCTTCGGTGAGCTACGCCAATCACTGGCGCGCCGCCGATGCCAAGCCCCGGCACCTCCCTGAACTTCTGGATCAAAGGGCACCCGTTAAACGGGCGGGGTGA
- a CDS encoding DnaB-like helicase C-terminal domain-containing protein, whose protein sequence is MNAHPGSFREALPDALEAEQALLGAILTSNDAYWRVAGFLRPQHFAEAIHGQLYEIIGTMIAEGRGANPITIKPYIPAMAMVGELTLFTYVVQLAAGAVTVINAYDYGRAIIEMWSRHQLIDAARNLEALAQNMPIDMTPEKIIGETASRLTRIASEGNERAASAQYGVILPNAVDKAAKSSGDASSRIPWFLPEITSALGDIRRGNLIGLMSDSGGGKTSFSLQQCRFAASRGFKSAFFSIEVTDEEAALQAAAQQSHITLGRIDAYTLTSKETGDLEREMIASTDLPFYIVGFGECTLSDIRIKAEAMVKSQGLDLIVIDHAKMIALPNPKDMFAERINALYRGLKALAKTLNVAVVILIQRNDDWKRRWQSSGAYTAFRPVMGDAYGGGSIKQSLDVWFSLYRPEPLFREMLPTMPPERVKEGELTKKQIMIQKMEEARGQAAIINHKRRRGEPGRAPLIGFDAEFTMFKSLAQEEPETLFGEGF, encoded by the coding sequence ATGAACGCGCACCCTGGTTCTTTCCGTGAAGCGCTCCCCGACGCCCTGGAAGCGGAACAGGCGCTCCTTGGCGCTATTCTCACCTCGAATGATGCCTATTGGCGCGTCGCCGGCTTCCTGAGGCCGCAGCACTTCGCCGAGGCCATCCACGGCCAGCTATACGAGATCATTGGCACCATGATCGCCGAGGGCAGGGGCGCCAATCCGATCACGATCAAGCCGTACATTCCGGCTATGGCGATGGTGGGCGAACTGACCCTGTTCACCTATGTCGTTCAACTGGCGGCTGGCGCGGTCACGGTCATCAACGCCTACGACTACGGTCGGGCAATCATCGAAATGTGGTCACGGCACCAATTGATCGACGCCGCGCGGAATCTGGAAGCGCTCGCCCAGAACATGCCGATCGATATGACGCCCGAGAAGATCATCGGCGAGACAGCCAGCAGGTTGACCAGGATCGCCAGCGAAGGCAACGAACGAGCTGCGTCCGCCCAGTATGGCGTCATCTTGCCGAATGCCGTCGACAAGGCTGCCAAGTCCAGCGGCGACGCATCCTCCCGCATTCCGTGGTTCTTGCCCGAGATCACGTCGGCCCTCGGCGACATTCGCCGAGGCAACCTGATCGGCCTCATGTCGGACAGCGGTGGCGGCAAGACGTCGTTCAGCCTGCAGCAGTGCCGGTTCGCGGCCTCGCGTGGGTTCAAGTCGGCATTCTTCTCGATCGAGGTTACGGACGAGGAGGCGGCTCTTCAGGCAGCAGCGCAGCAGAGCCACATCACCCTCGGCCGAATTGACGCCTACACCTTGACTTCGAAGGAAACCGGTGACCTCGAGCGCGAGATGATCGCCTCGACCGATCTGCCCTTCTACATCGTCGGGTTCGGGGAGTGCACACTGTCTGACATCCGCATCAAGGCGGAGGCGATGGTGAAGAGCCAGGGGCTCGACCTGATCGTCATCGACCATGCCAAGATGATCGCGCTGCCGAACCCCAAGGACATGTTCGCTGAGCGCATCAACGCGCTGTATCGGGGCCTCAAGGCGCTGGCCAAGACGCTCAACGTCGCCGTCGTCATCCTGATCCAGCGTAATGACGACTGGAAGCGTCGGTGGCAGTCCAGCGGGGCTTACACAGCCTTCCGGCCAGTCATGGGTGACGCCTACGGTGGCGGCTCCATCAAGCAGTCCCTCGACGTCTGGTTCAGCCTGTACCGGCCCGAGCCGCTGTTCCGCGAAATGCTGCCGACCATGCCGCCGGAGCGCGTGAAAGAGGGCGAGCTGACCAAAAAGCAGATCATGATCCAGAAGATGGAAGAGGCACGGGGGCAGGCGGCAATCATCAATCACAAGCGCCGGCGCGGTGAACCTGGTCGAGCCCCGCTGATCGGCTTCGACGCCGAGTTCACCATGTTCAAGTCGCTGGCTCAGGAAGAGCCCGAGACGTTGTTCGGGGAGGGCTTCTGA
- a CDS encoding DnaT-like ssDNA-binding protein codes for MPGYGTNEGFTTYATAAGYTVPAGDIGAARQRGSAYIDGAYGARFTGIPTGGIDQERAWPRTGASAFGSALASDIVPLRVVNASYEAAYIELKQPGSLSVVTDPAKRVKRQKVDTIEREFFEPGGGSVFAPDTPVSSVIEGILAPLIGPPFDLPAIAVV; via the coding sequence ATGCCTGGCTACGGAACCAACGAGGGCTTCACGACCTATGCCACCGCCGCCGGCTATACTGTGCCCGCTGGTGATATTGGCGCGGCTCGTCAGCGGGGCAGTGCCTATATCGACGGCGCCTATGGAGCGCGCTTCACCGGCATCCCAACGGGTGGCATTGACCAGGAGCGAGCATGGCCGCGCACTGGCGCCTCAGCGTTCGGATCGGCACTAGCATCCGACATAGTGCCGTTGCGCGTCGTCAACGCCAGCTACGAGGCCGCCTATATCGAACTGAAGCAGCCCGGCTCTCTGTCGGTGGTGACTGACCCTGCGAAGCGCGTGAAGCGTCAGAAGGTGGACACGATCGAACGTGAGTTCTTCGAGCCGGGTGGCGGCAGCGTATTCGCGCCTGATACACCGGTATCTTCGGTCATTGAGGGCATTCTCGCCCCATTGATCGGCCCGCCCTTCGATCTGCCCGCAATTGCAGTGGTGTGA
- a CDS encoding major capsid family protein, translating into MMRQIRAERARRAAEAERERVARDAERIRARCQTLSGFIREAWHVVEPNSTFVHGWHLDAISDHLEAVTAGQINRLLINVPPGTMKSLLTSVLWPAWEWGPVGRPSLRYLTTSYAEKYVKRDSRRMRDLVQSEWYRALWPEVELVRAGEASFANTKTGNREGVPFASLTGGRGDRVIIDDPHSTETAESEAERINTSRIFRESVPTRLNDPIRSAIIVIMQRLHEDDVSGQINKLGLGYTARTGRPLTIRAVFGLETAGAGGTQRMVAYRRTPDVVKMHVPMPLRWLQAEQRLLKFEVPGIFRTGGVEVRRPGAMRYLDGI; encoded by the coding sequence ATGATGCGCCAGATCCGAGCGGAGAGGGCGCGTAGGGCGGCTGAAGCCGAGCGGGAGCGGGTAGCTCGGGATGCGGAACGCATCAGGGCGCGGTGCCAGACGCTCTCTGGGTTCATTCGTGAGGCCTGGCACGTCGTCGAGCCCAACTCGACCTTCGTGCATGGATGGCACCTTGACGCGATATCCGACCACCTCGAGGCAGTAACCGCCGGGCAGATCAATCGCCTGCTGATCAATGTGCCGCCTGGCACGATGAAATCACTGCTGACGTCGGTGCTATGGCCGGCCTGGGAATGGGGGCCGGTTGGGAGGCCGTCGCTGCGATATCTGACGACCTCCTATGCGGAGAAGTACGTCAAGCGCGATAGCCGGCGCATGCGCGACCTGGTGCAGTCGGAGTGGTACCGGGCGTTATGGCCTGAGGTCGAGCTTGTCAGGGCTGGCGAAGCTTCTTTCGCCAACACCAAGACCGGCAATCGTGAAGGCGTGCCGTTCGCCAGCCTCACCGGTGGCCGCGGCGACCGGGTGATCATCGACGACCCGCATTCGACCGAAACTGCCGAGAGTGAGGCAGAGCGGATCAACACGAGCCGCATCTTCCGAGAGTCCGTGCCAACGCGCCTGAATGACCCCATCCGGTCGGCGATCATCGTCATCATGCAACGACTGCACGAGGATGACGTCTCCGGCCAGATCAACAAGCTCGGGCTCGGGTACACGGCACGTACAGGCCGTCCGCTGACCATCCGGGCGGTCTTCGGTCTGGAAACGGCCGGCGCCGGCGGCACTCAGCGTATGGTGGCCTACCGTCGCACGCCCGATGTCGTGAAGATGCACGTACCGATGCCGCTGCGTTGGCTCCAGGCCGAACAGCGTCTCCTGAAGTTCGAGGTTCCGGGCATCTTCCGCACCGGTGGCGTTGAAGTGCGCCGCCCGGGCGCGATGCGCTACCTCGATGGCATCTGA